cactaattattaattttggtagaaaaaaaGATAAGATTAGGAATGAATGgatgattcaattatattttgtgagttAACCAAGTGAAAACAAAATCCAATAAATAATAGAGGTGAATGTAGtatacaatttttttatttttgtgtatAAAAAATAACTAAACATTTAAACACGGGGGGCCCacatgtttttatttttattatttctatattatgaattattttttattatgaacagtaccCCGGGTCCACATGAACAGTgacttattattatttttattatgaacagtaccCCCCGGCCCACATGAACAGTACACACGGCCCCACGTGTGGCCGCGACTCACGGCAGCGCGCCGATTCTTGGCGCGTTAGTATAGTTACTCAATTATAAAATGGTCTTGATACTTATATTACAACAGATAATTACTGCCTTCTTCACTCCAAGCAAATTGTAGCCAGTTGCTGGCTGATCGAAGGTTGCATGCATACTACACATGCACACAAAGCAAGAGTTTACACACGTTCTGTTTAGGATAAGGGTTAAGATTCTCCACCTACAGATGCCATTGGAATCCTTGCTAGTACGTACATAGCTCTTTTTGTCGCGAAGAAAGCAGAACATACAGCTGTTAATTGCTGCAGTACTACTGAGCTCACAGAGCAAATCGATCAACAGTATAATGACTCGAAGTTACAGAGATAATTCAACACTACAAAATGTCATATCCCAAATGGTTTGAACTGCGGCGGTGATAGGTATGATGGCATCACCGCCGAATCATATTACCAACTAGTGGTAATGCGATCACCACCGTAATATATGTTTCTCCCTCCCTCACATCTCTCGTCAATTTCATTTCTCCCCCACCTAGcactcctccccttccctccacTCCACCACTCCTTGCCCCCTCCGCTCCGCCTTTCCCCTTCCCTCCCCACCACCCATCCACTCTTCACAAATCTCTCCACCGTACCCCTCTGCCCCTTGCGGGATTAGGACCCCATGCTGTGGCGGCAGCAGGAGGGCCTCTACTTCCTCTCTGGTGGAAGCGCCGGAGGGCCAACGCAGCATAGCTCGCCGGCGAGTGTGGTGCGGCGCGGGAGAGCGCGCGCTCGAGTGAGTTTACAGTGCGGCGCGGCACGCAGACAAGTGCGATGGCAGGCACGCGGTGTGGCATGCGAGCGGGCGCACGCCGCGGTGCGTTGGGCTAGGAGTGCAAATTGGTGACCACTAGGTGCACCTCAAACcattttagttcaaaaaatatCCGTACTACTTTTTTAAAGTaatattcaaattaaaaaaGGCAGAATAAATATTTGAATAAAAAGATTGTAAATGCAACAAAGGGTCACCAATTTACACCCACACgcatttttttgttttatatAGAAagggcatcaccgccggttctagaTTCAACGGTGATAGTATGACCCATCACCATCTATTTAAATCCAACGAGAACCTAAACCAGTGGTGATGGGCCTTCCGAACCGGCCGTTTGTCTGCAGTAGTGATTGCAGTGCCTGCAATACATTTGACCTCATGAATAGTCGCACAGTGTTTTCCTAACTCATTAGCACCAGAGCCGCTCAATAGGACCGATTAAAACGACTTAATGACCGTTGTTGTGCAGGGGTATACAAGCATCTTTCTATTCTACAATAATGACCGTTGTACTTGCAGGGAGTAATAATAGCCTAATCGGACAAGATGTATTTTCTCATCATTGTACCTACAGTTAGATCTGGATGGATAATGGAGATTAGACATGGCACGCATAGTGATTTAATTGGTGGCCAGTAGGGATAGCCATTATGCCAAGCTTGTCGGACACATCTGAATGCATGATGCGTCAGGAATGCTATGTTTGTGCGTCGTTTCCTTTCTTTGTCTGTTCTTATTCGTCTGCCGTACTTGCCTGGGAATCAATCCGTACGCGGCGTCTGTGTTGGTCTACCCATGTTTGCCACTCGCATGCTCATCAGTCACCACATGAACATGCAAATATATATAGTTGGATACTGATCCGGTACAAACTAGAAACCATAGATGTATTTTTTAGCGACCGCGTCTGAGCGCGTTTTTATCCCTGCAAAACTAAAGAGTTTGGCAGCTATTACACAGGAATTAATTCGCGACCTAGAGTAAGAACCGCTCCGGGGCCAACAACGCTATTCTCCAACCAGGGGAACAAATGAAGAAGGTGTGTTAGACCAGCATAGTACCACAACTTTGCCTCGTCCAAGATTAAATCCGCCGCTTCGGTAGGTGTCAGCTTCACCTTTTGGAAGACGCATTGGTTCTATTCCTTCCAGATCGACCAGGCTACAAGCACTATCAGCGAGTCAAAagcttttctctcttcctttctGATTTGTCTTCGGTGCCGCGAGCCAGCAATCAAAGAAATCTTGAAATGTGCCCGTTGGAAGAAATCTTTCAAGATTAAGATTTCTTTGATAAATTAAGATTCCTTAATTTGATTGCTTTGATTCATGTTATCAAGTTGCTGGTTCATGTTGTAGAAAGGAGATTGGATCAACCACACTTTGTATTGATCCCATGAATGGGTATATATACTTGTACATCACATTCACGATTACAGGCGACGCGGTGCGCGGCCGTTGCGGTAGCGGAACGCGGCACGTGCATGCCAAGCGCGCAGGgcgcggcgagcgagcgcgggACGTGCACGGTGAGCGCGTCGTGCGCGTGGAGTGTGGCGAGCGTGATGCGCGTCCGCTGAGCGAGTCTAACGGAGCCGAGCACGTAGAGACTAGCCACCattccaacacccccccccggCAGTCGCAGCGGTGGTCTCGCCGACGCAGAGACTGGAACGAAAGTCTTCGAACAGGGCGGTTGGAAGCCCTTTGGTGAAGATGTCCGCAAACTGGCGCCCGCTTGGAATCTGCAACACCCGGAGCTCGCCGAGTGCAACCTTCTCGCTAACGAAATGGATGTCCAGCTCGATGTGTTTAGTACGCCGATGATGGACCGGGTTGCGGGACATGTACACGCTCgagacgttgtcgcagtaggcGATCATTGCCTTGGGTACGTTGCAGCAGAGTTCGCCGAGAAGCTGTCGAAGCCAGGTACACTCCACCACGGCATTGGCCACGCCGCGGTACTCCACTTCAGCACTCGATCGGGAGACAACTGTCTGCCTCTTGGCAGACCAGGGCACCAAGGAGTCGCCGAGGAAGATACAGAATCCGGACGTCGAGCGGCGGGTGTCCGGGCAACCGGCCCAGTCGGCGTCTGTGTATGCCGTCAGAGTTGGTGAAGCGGCGGCATGGAGATGAAGCCCGAGCTGCGTTGTGCCCTTGACGTATGAGAGTGAGGTACTGCAAGCCACCGGCGATGCTACGGTACCAGGTTGCGTCGCTGATCAGTTCGCCGTCATCGTTGAAGGCGACGTGGCGCGACGTGTAGACGCGGCCGGAGGCAAGATCATAGAAGTGGTATCTGCGGTGGTCGGATGGGTAGCCCAAGAAGACTCACGCGATGGACCTGGCGCTGAGGAAAAAATTGTAATATTAGGACTGCAAACACTGACCACTCGTGAATTTGCCACTCCCAGTGAATGACACGGTGGGACCATCTGTGCCTATGAAATGTGGGGCCAATGGCAAAACTGTAAAGGCCAATGTTTGCGGCACGCCGAGGAGCAGCTAGTGGGGCGTAACGGACCCGGTGGCGCGGCAGCCGGTTCAACAGGTATGTCGCCGTGTTCAGGGCTTCAGCCCAAAACGGCAGTGGAGCTGCACTATAGATTAGTAACGTTCGAACACTATCATTCAGAGTTCGTAAGATGCATTCGGCCTTGCCATTTTGCTGTGATGTATACGGGCAGGAGAGGCGAAAGACAGTGCCTATGCTGGCGAGCAGGGCGCGCATGGCATGGGAGTCGAACTCCTTGTTATCTGTCTGGAGAGCACAAGAACAGGGAGGCCGAATTGTGTTTGAACGTAGGCAAGAAAGGAGCGCAACACAGGAAGAACTTCACACTTTTGCCATAAAGGAATGGTCCAAACATAATGCGTGAAATCATCTAGCAAAACAAGATAGTATTTGTATCCAGAATGACTAGAGATAGGAGAGGTCCATACATCCGAATGTAAAATTTGGAAAGGGAAATAATTGTGAGGTTCATAAGAAGAAAAGGGAAGCCGTGTACTCTTGCCAAGATGACGGGAGTCACAAGAGTGTGCGGCAGACTTATTACACTTAAACTGGAAAGCACAAAGGACCTGCTGAAGAACATGTGATCCGGGGTGTCCAAGGCGACAGTGCCAGAGATCCACCGAAGCAGGTGCCGTGGCGAGGGCCGAGGAGGGACTGATGTGGTGCAAGCCAGAGTGGGTAGAGGTCGCCGGCGCTGCTACATCGGCCTTCACTGCCTACGTTCAAGGATCCTTGATGGAGAAACCAGCAGGGTCAAATTCAACGGACACATTGTTATCATGAGTGAATTGTTTGACAGAGATGAGATTTTTAACAAGAGAGGGGGTAACAAGAACATTGTTGAGGTAAAGAGGGCGAGATGATGTCGGTATGGCAAGACTACCGGTATGGGTGACCGGGAGCTGAGCGCCATTGCCGACAGTGATGAAGGTGGAGAAAGGAAGGGAACGGGGTTGAACAAGGTTACCAGCATTGGAGGTCATGTGGGCACTCGCGCCGGTGTCGAGGAACCACTCGCAGGCGCTCGGCGGGGTGGTGGCGATGCCAGCGGAGCCGAGAGAAGTGTAGAGCGCCTTGATGTCCCAAGGTTGGGCGCCGGCGTCCTGGGTCGCCGAGGGCAGAGGTGGCGCCGTGAACTGGTACGAGGGCGTCGCGGGCTGGTGTTGCGCCACCATGGCCTGCCGCTGGGAAAATGGAGGTCGGGGACCCAGAACTCCAGCAGCCGGACCACGGAAAGGCATCGGCCATGCTTGCACGAGACCCAGCTGCCCAGGGTGTCGCCGGGGACGTGGGGCGCGGCTGTTGGTGCTGCTGTGCGCCGGCGTGGCCGCCGCCACTGGAGGGCTTCTTGTTCTTGGGCTTGGACTTGTTCTTGGGGCGAGGTGCAGAGCCCGAACCACCGCCATGGCCATCGTGGGCAGCGAGCAGTGCCTAGCCGGCCTCCAGTTTGTCCTCGTGAGCCATCTGCAGTTCTTCAAGCGCGAGGAAAGAGCGCGCACTCTGGAAGGTGTGCGGCAGACGCTTGGAGGTGATGACAGGCTTGACGTGGCGGTACTTTGGATTGAGCCGGTGCAGGaggttcagcacttggctggattTGGAGATGGGCTGGCCGATGTCGCGGATTTTGTCGGCGGTACGCTTGAGGGAGGTGCAGTACTCATCGATCGTGGAGTCGCCCTGGATGGTGGAGCGGAGTTCGGCCTCAAGGTAGACGGCGCGGTGCAGCTCGTTGTCGAGGAAGAGGCCCTCGACATCGGACCACAGGGCGAATGCGGAGATCCGGCGCGGTAGACGATGTCGAAGACGCTCTTGTTCACGGTGGTGTAGATCCAGTTGACGAGCGTCTGGTCGATCTGCCGCCACTCAGCGGTGCACTCGGCGATGGGAGGCATGGAGCACACGAAGTCGTCGAGGCCGAACTTGCCAAGGACGGACTGGAACAGACAGCACCATTGGCCGTAGTTGCCGGACGGGAGGTCGAGGAGAACCAGGACGTGTTGGCGGATGTTGATCCGCTGCACAACGCTAGCCGGAGCAGGTTGAGGGGCGATGACGGAGGAGTCATcgtcagaggaggaggagccggaggaGAGCGCGTCGAACGCCATGGCTAGGAGGGCGTCGCGGCGAGCGAGGTGGAGGGAAGATGCGGAAGTGGTAGATTAGGAATTTAGGATCTAGAGGTaactgataccatgtagaaagGAGATTGGATCAACCACACTTTATATTAATCCCATGAATGGGTATATATACTTGTACAACACATTCACGATTACAGGCGCCGCGGTGCGCGGCCGTTGCGGTAGCGGAACGCGGCGCGTGCATGCCAGGCGCACAGGGCGCGGCGAGCGAGCGTGGGACGTGCTCGGTGAGCGCGTCGTGTGCGTGGAGCGTGGCGAGCGTGATGCGCGTCCGCTGAGCGAGTCTAGCGGAGCCGAGTACGTAGAGACTAGCCACCATTCCAGCACATGTAAATGATCAAAACAACCAAAAATCCTctcagaaacaaaaacaaaaaaagaattcCAGTAGAACCTGCTGGGAAATGTATCCCTAGTCCCGACAGAGCTTTCGTGCCCTGGTTGCCCACTGCATGTCTTCATTGCTTTGCATGTTCAGTACCATCAAGGATTCCTTGTGAGTTTTCACACAGAAAGTGACCCTTTCATTTCTTCCTATCCTAAAAGAAATAACGTGTGAAAGCTTTTGTAATATTTCATTAATTTTCATGAAAAAGACCTCGCAATTATTGAGATTCCTTTGTTGCTTACTCCACATGACTGGGCAGCTTACACCTAGACAAAAACATCATCTCTGCATAATTATTAGAAGGCATTGCTTCTAGGACCATCATTATATCATTTCTACA
The Panicum virgatum strain AP13 chromosome 6N, P.virgatum_v5, whole genome shotgun sequence genome window above contains:
- the LOC120677498 gene encoding uncharacterized protein LOC120677498, producing MAMAVVRALHLAPRTSPSPRTRSPPVAAATPAHSSTNSRAPRPRRHPGQLGLVQAWPMPFRGPAAGVLGPRPPFSQRQAMVAQHQPATPSYQFTAPPLPSATQDAGAQPWDIKALYTSLGSAGIATTPPSACEWFLDTGASAHMTSNAGSLNVGSEGRCSSAGDLYPLWLAPHQSLLGPRHGTCFGGSLALSPWTPRITCSSAGPLCFPV
- the LOC120678170 gene encoding uncharacterized protein LOC120678170 gives rise to the protein MAFDALSSGSSSSDDDSSVIAPQPAPASVVQRINIRQHVLVLLDLPSGNYGQWCCLFQSVLGKFGLDDFVCSMPPIAECTAEWRQIDQTLVNWIYTTVNKSVFDIGLFLDNELHRAVYLEAELRSTIQGDSTIDEYCTSLKRTADKIRDIGQPISKSSQVLNLLHRLNPKYRHVKPVITSKRLPHTFQSARSFLALEELQMAHEDKLEAG